tgggggcagagaggaagggagccTGAGACCCTGTGATGGAATAAAGTCGGGAGAAGACCTTGTAGAGAGACAAAGAGTGCAGCTGGAACTCGGGGTTACAGTAGAGGAAGTGCACATCACAGTTTCATCATAAAATCCACCCATTCATTCCAGGATGTTCACTGAGAAGAGTGGTTCCTAAGCCAGAAGAAAGATCTCCCCCAAGAGTGACTTTACAGATAGCTCATTAATTACTCTTGTACCCAGTGTGATGAAGTAAAAGTGCCAGACTTAGCCTGGAATGAGAGGGCAGGAAAGGCCCCCTGAAGAAGGCATCTAAGCTGACGAATGCTTAGTAGAAATTGACCAGGGGAAAGGGGAGTAAGGACCTGGCGCACCAGGTGGGTGTGGAGCTGTGCATGAGCCAGATGGAGAGAAAGCCCAGAGAAGGTGGTGAAGGGCAGAGGGGGACTGAGTAAAGAACTGGGGCTAAGTTTTTCAAGGGTCATACAAACGCTGTTGTGTTTTGGTTATTAACCTCTTTTCTCCCCCACCTTTAGTTCTCTCCAGGGTGTTTTCATGCTGTGGGAAAGTTATTTGGCCTGTCCCTGAGCAATGCCCAGCTGGGCCCCGGTCTCACCGAGAAGCTTTGTTTGGAATTATCAAACACAAGCATTCAGCATCTGTTCCTGAGCAACACACAGCTGTACCGAACGAGCAACATGACTTTCACCGGACTAAAGCACACAAACCTCACCATGCTCGACCTTTCCCATAACAGCTTAAACATGATTGATGACAATTCCTTTGCTTGGCTTCCGCATCTAGAATATTTCTTCCTGGAGTATAATAATATAGGGCATTTGTCTTCTCGTTCCTTTTCTGGGCTTTTCAATGTGAGATACCTGAACATGAGACGATCTTTTACTAAACAAAGCACCTCCATTACTTCCTTTCCCAAGATTGATGATTATTCCTTTCAGTGGCTGAAATGTTTGGAGTACCTTAACATGGAAGATAACGACATTCCAGGCATAAAACGTAATATGTTTACAGGATTGATAAAGCTGAAATACTTAATTCTATCCAACTCCTTCACAAGTTTGCGCACTTTAACAAATGAAACGTTTGTATCACTTGCTCATTCTCCCTTATTCATACTCAACCTAAccaaaaataaaatctcagaaaTAGAGGGTGGTGCTTTTTCTCGGTTGGGCCAGCTAAAGGTACTCGACCTTGGCCTTAATGAAATTGGGCAAGAACTCACAGGCCAGGAATGGAGAGGTCTAGAAAATATTGTTGAAATCTACCTTTCCTACAACAGAAACCTAAAACTGACTAGCAACTCTTTTGCCTTGGTTCCAAGCCTTCAACGACTAATGCTCCGAAGGGTGGCCCTTAAAAATGTGGACAGCTCCCCTTCACCCTTTCACCCTCTTCATAACTTGACCGTTCTGGATCTAAGCAACAACAATATAGCCAACATAAATGGTGAACTGTTAGAGGGTCTTAAGAAGCTAGAAATTCTGGATTTGCAGCATAACAACTTAGCACGGCTCTGGAAACATGCAAACCCCAGTGGTCCTGTTTATTTTCTAAAGGGTCTTTCTCACCTCCACATCCTTAACTTAGAGTCTAATGGCTTTGATGAGATCCCAGCAGAGGTCTTCAAAGACTTGACTGAATTAAAGAGCATCAATTtaggattaaataatttaaacataCTTCCCCCATCTGTCTTTGATAATCAGGCATCTCTAAAGTCATTGAACCTTCAGAAGAACCTCATAACAtcagttgagaagaatgtttttggGCCAGCCTTCCAGAACCTGAGTAGTTTAGATATGCGCTTTAACCCATTTGATTGTACCTGTGAAAGCATTGCCTGGTTTGTGAATTGGATTAACAGTACTCATACCAACATCTCTGAGCTCTCAAGCCATTATCTCTGCAACACTCCGCCTCAATATCATGGATTCCCAGTGGTGCTTTTTGATGTATCACCCTGCAAAGACAGTGCTCCCTTTGAACTCCTTTTCATGATAAACACCAGTATCctgttcatttttatctttattgtaCTGCTCATTCATTTTGAAGGCTGGAGGATATCTTTTTATTGGAATGTTTCAGTGCATCGAGTCCTTGGTTTCAAAGAAATAGACAGCCAGCCAGAGCAGTTTGAATATGTGGCATATATCGTGCATGCCTATAAAGATAAGGACTGGGTCTGGGAACACTTCTCCCCCATGGAAGAAAAAGATCAAACTCTCA
This is a stretch of genomic DNA from Manis pentadactyla isolate mManPen7 chromosome 7, mManPen7.hap1, whole genome shotgun sequence. It encodes these proteins:
- the TLR3 gene encoding toll-like receptor 3 gives rise to the protein MNQSLPYHFYFFVGLLPFGILCASSASKCAVRHEVADCSHLKLAQVPDDLPANITVLNLTHNQLRRLPPANFTNYSQLTILDGGFNSISKLEPELCQKLPLLEILNLEHNELSHLSDQTFIFCTNLAELHLMSNSIQKIQNNPFKNLKKLIKLDLSHNGLSSTKLGTQLQLENLQELLLSNNKIHALRREELDFLGNSSLRKLELSSNQIKEFSPGCFHAVGKLFGLSLSNAQLGPGLTEKLCLELSNTSIQHLFLSNTQLYRTSNMTFTGLKHTNLTMLDLSHNSLNMIDDNSFAWLPHLEYFFLEYNNIGHLSSRSFSGLFNVRYLNMRRSFTKQSTSITSFPKIDDYSFQWLKCLEYLNMEDNDIPGIKRNMFTGLIKLKYLILSNSFTSLRTLTNETFVSLAHSPLFILNLTKNKISEIEGGAFSRLGQLKVLDLGLNEIGQELTGQEWRGLENIVEIYLSYNRNLKLTSNSFALVPSLQRLMLRRVALKNVDSSPSPFHPLHNLTVLDLSNNNIANINGELLEGLKKLEILDLQHNNLARLWKHANPSGPVYFLKGLSHLHILNLESNGFDEIPAEVFKDLTELKSINLGLNNLNILPPSVFDNQASLKSLNLQKNLITSVEKNVFGPAFQNLSSLDMRFNPFDCTCESIAWFVNWINSTHTNISELSSHYLCNTPPQYHGFPVVLFDVSPCKDSAPFELLFMINTSILFIFIFIVLLIHFEGWRISFYWNVSVHRVLGFKEIDSQPEQFEYVAYIVHAYKDKDWVWEHFSPMEEKDQTLKFCLEERDFEAGVLKLESIVNSIKKSRKTIFVITQHLLKDPLCRRFKVHHAVQQAIEQNLDSIILIFLEEIPDHKLNHALCLRRGMFKSHCILNWPVQKERINAFHHKLQVALGSRNSAH